A genomic segment from Eisenibacter elegans DSM 3317 encodes:
- a CDS encoding O-methyltransferase has translation MLRAYLLHRLRARNAHGLHSPFVYQFYTTVYRPRRDAFVYPGKLEQHYTQLAKSRQTIDIQDFGAGSRTGSSKRRHIGHLVRHSACGQQKGRLLYRLVQSFAPQTILETGTCVGMGTAYLAAARPQAQIHTIEGCPQLSAFAQAQFTQLQLPNIHLHTGALANTLPQVLRQLERPLDLVYLDANHQLAPTLAYFEACLPYTHEGTCWVIDDIHWSAAMEQAWAQLCARAEIKLSLDLFWMGILLGRDKQPKQHFVLY, from the coding sequence TTGCTTCGGGCTTATCTACTCCATCGGCTGCGTGCACGCAATGCACACGGCCTACACTCTCCTTTTGTCTATCAGTTTTATACCACTGTCTATCGGCCACGCCGCGATGCGTTTGTATACCCCGGTAAACTAGAGCAACACTACACACAGCTGGCCAAAAGCCGCCAGACGATAGACATCCAAGACTTTGGTGCAGGCTCACGCACAGGCTCCTCCAAGCGCCGCCACATTGGGCATTTGGTACGACATAGTGCCTGTGGGCAGCAGAAAGGGCGCTTGTTGTACCGCCTAGTGCAAAGCTTTGCCCCACAAACCATTCTCGAAACAGGTACTTGTGTAGGCATGGGCACGGCCTATTTGGCAGCAGCGCGCCCTCAAGCCCAAATTCATACCATCGAGGGCTGCCCACAGCTAAGCGCATTTGCCCAAGCACAGTTCACACAACTACAGCTCCCCAACATCCACCTACACACAGGTGCACTGGCCAATACCCTACCACAGGTATTGAGACAGTTAGAGCGCCCCTTGGACCTAGTATATCTGGATGCCAACCATCAGTTGGCTCCTACACTGGCTTACTTTGAAGCCTGTCTGCCCTACACCCACGAAGGGACTTGCTGGGTAATAGACGACATCCACTGGTCGGCAGCAATGGAGCAGGCTTGGGCGCAGCTTTGTGCCCGAGCAGAGATAAAGCTCAGCCTAGACTTGTTTTGGATGGGCATTTTGCTAGGACGAGATAAGCAACCCAAGCAGCATTTTGTCCTATATTGA
- a CDS encoding DUF1987 domain-containing protein, protein MENLEIKGESGVYFIPNVSLNAQTGTCEISGESYLEDTSEFYNGIINWIEQYTIEVKGALTFNFKLTYFNTSSSRSILDVLRTLKKYQDQGGGVTINWYYPEDDDSIAEEAEDYMKDTGLAINMFSFEPDED, encoded by the coding sequence ATGGAAAATTTAGAAATAAAAGGCGAAAGCGGCGTATACTTTATCCCCAATGTAAGCCTCAACGCTCAAACAGGGACTTGCGAAATCTCTGGAGAATCATATCTGGAAGATACTAGCGAGTTTTATAACGGTATCATCAACTGGATCGAACAATATACTATCGAAGTAAAAGGTGCATTGACTTTTAACTTCAAGCTGACTTATTTCAATACTAGCTCTTCGCGTAGCATCTTGGATGTACTACGTACACTCAAAAAATACCAAGACCAAGGCGGTGGCGTAACTATCAACTGGTATTACCCCGAAGACGATGACAGCATCGCCGAAGAGGCCGAAGACTATATGAAAGACACCGGCTTGGCGATTAATATGTTCTCTTTTGAACCTGATGAAGACTAA
- a CDS encoding tetratricopeptide repeat protein encodes MKHILRAPLSLLLVWVLALAFTHTTTAYGQASSNKVEQLTRLLSAANTDSSRISVLHQLFDELLNYEPAKARKYATEALELAKSSQNHSATAESLDKFGIFYRRQGDYRQATDYFEQALQLRQRHQLNHQLALSYNHLANMAVIRGDNERALQYYQTALNIRRDNKDPEGIAVSLANLGGFYYRLKDFTNSIDHHQRALAIADSIGNKGMVNYNLYRLGEGCFLVEDYKNALKYYRQLLYTAQAQGDKFEMQRAYQGISKVYAKIGDYKQAYEYYQYHSIAKEQMYEEKSSQRIEQVQAEKEQTNNELMLINQQREEERKRNRLVRIFLAVAFLLASSIVVILYRNNQQKQRTNFLLEQQKREIERKSQELEKQTAQIEQQNQSITRNKDTLERAFTEIERKNKEMTASINYAQRIQQAMLPLDKMIVRHLPEHFILFRPRDIVSGDFYWFLEKDDKIFLAAVDCTGHGIPGAFMSLIGSDYLTHIINLQQIEHPTEILNQLHFSITKALKQEETDNRDGMDVAMCVIDKKSNTLQYAGAARPLLYVQDNEMKELLSTKLPIGGFQIETERDFVTYTIPIDRPTTFYIYSDGYQDQFGGPKGRKFAQKKLKSLLFDIHHLPAKEQKKALETTLDDWMQDNRQMDDILIIGVHLSPLHKS; translated from the coding sequence ATGAAACACATTTTACGAGCACCTCTAAGTCTGCTGCTGGTATGGGTATTGGCTTTGGCCTTCACCCACACAACAACGGCTTATGGCCAAGCTTCTTCCAATAAAGTAGAGCAACTAACACGCTTGCTAAGCGCTGCCAATACTGACAGCAGCCGCATCAGTGTATTGCATCAACTTTTTGATGAGCTGCTCAATTATGAGCCTGCAAAGGCCCGTAAATATGCTACCGAAGCACTCGAATTGGCTAAAAGCAGCCAAAACCATAGCGCCACCGCTGAAAGCCTTGATAAGTTTGGTATTTTTTATCGCCGCCAAGGTGATTACCGCCAAGCTACCGACTATTTTGAACAGGCGCTACAACTGCGGCAACGACACCAACTCAACCACCAGCTTGCGCTCTCTTATAACCACCTCGCCAATATGGCCGTTATCCGAGGCGATAACGAACGTGCTTTGCAATATTATCAAACCGCGCTCAATATCCGCCGCGACAACAAAGACCCCGAAGGCATTGCTGTCAGCCTAGCCAACCTAGGAGGGTTTTATTATAGACTCAAAGACTTCACAAACTCCATTGACCACCACCAACGCGCCCTGGCCATTGCCGACTCTATCGGCAACAAGGGTATGGTCAACTATAATCTCTACCGTCTTGGAGAAGGTTGTTTTTTGGTAGAAGATTATAAAAACGCCCTCAAATATTACCGTCAGTTGCTCTATACCGCCCAAGCGCAAGGTGATAAATTTGAAATGCAGCGCGCCTATCAAGGAATCTCAAAAGTATATGCCAAAATAGGAGACTACAAACAAGCCTACGAATATTATCAATACCACTCCATCGCCAAGGAGCAGATGTATGAGGAGAAAAGCTCCCAACGAATCGAACAAGTACAGGCCGAAAAAGAACAAACCAACAATGAGCTGATGCTCATCAACCAACAACGTGAAGAAGAACGCAAACGTAACCGCTTGGTACGTATCTTCTTGGCGGTAGCCTTTTTGTTGGCTAGCTCTATCGTGGTCATTCTGTACCGAAACAACCAACAAAAACAGCGTACCAACTTCTTGCTCGAACAACAAAAGCGCGAAATCGAACGCAAAAGCCAAGAACTCGAAAAGCAAACCGCCCAAATCGAACAACAAAACCAGTCCATCACCCGAAATAAGGATACGCTAGAGCGCGCTTTTACCGAAATTGAGCGCAAAAATAAAGAAATGACGGCCAGTATCAACTACGCCCAGCGGATACAACAGGCGATGCTGCCACTCGATAAGATGATTGTACGCCACTTGCCCGAACATTTCATCTTATTCCGCCCACGGGATATTGTGTCAGGCGACTTTTACTGGTTTTTGGAAAAGGATGACAAAATATTTCTGGCAGCCGTTGACTGTACCGGCCACGGTATCCCCGGCGCTTTTATGAGCTTGATTGGCAGTGATTACCTCACCCATATCATCAATCTACAACAAATAGAACACCCTACCGAAATCCTCAACCAATTGCATTTTAGCATTACCAAAGCCCTAAAACAAGAAGAAACTGACAATAGGGATGGGATGGACGTGGCTATGTGTGTGATTGATAAAAAATCCAATACGCTTCAATATGCCGGCGCGGCTCGCCCACTATTGTATGTGCAAGATAATGAGATGAAAGAGCTGCTTTCGACCAAGCTGCCCATCGGTGGGTTTCAAATAGAAACCGAACGCGATTTCGTTACTTATACCATTCCCATTGACCGGCCAACGACCTTTTATATCTATTCCGACGGCTATCAAGATCAGTTTGGTGGCCCCAAAGGTCGAAAATTTGCACAAAAAAAGCTCAAATCTCTACTTTTTGATATCCATCATCTCCCTGCCAAAGAGCAGAAAAAAGCGCTCGAAACAACCCTCGACGATTGGATGCAAGACAATCGCCAAATGGACGATATCCTCATCATCGGAGTACACCTCAGCCCTCTTCATAAATCCTAA
- a CDS encoding SpoIIE family protein phosphatase: MKAQRYYFLYILFLCCSFIPTAHAQLLEGLPHIDLYTSDEYNADRNIWGVVEDFRGVSYFGSNQGLLEFDGLRWQLHELPSRTRLRSMVFGDDQRLYVGAIGEIGYFDYDERGRWQYTSLLPLIPEGQRRFTEVWNVYKTKYGIAFCTFTAIYLYQNNRIQVCLPSEGSTFHIAHTVREELYVREVGKGLLKYHQGQMMLMADGEKMADVRLYGWVGLPDNSFLAFTREDGLMRYKNGQFEPWNPPVADFINKAQVYKTEVLRDGTIAVATLTQGLAIINTQGELVSLFNRNRGLPDNTIYKVYENTEGNLWLCLSNGIAFVERNTAFYTIDERLGLEGDAQLPIQYQGRQYLATSRALMQATPLGADDWLKGKVAPFTLVPNTTNFILSLAVAQDRLLVGHINGLYELDANNKVRDVSRKRIEFLANTKDPEVVLAGTTNGIAVLRWKNKRWEDEGILKGFDFEAVSASTQMIEQRRGIWWVADPAHGLSKIELNEDYSRILKQARYDQTKGLPLQLHNYPALIGREVWVGSGKGLYRYNPQKDIFEPHTALQQVLGAYGKKATTFIHQDGKGVIWLVCEGRVIQLYPQKDGTYQLDDRKFRRLQKVRALHFNPDGTLLIIHDNRLTYYQPKHQTKRNTPFKAYLRLVQEDASDNDSIFSMGIYREKNKKLSIQQPRTEVFKLPFALNSLRFAFGSNAGAQPKQTLYSYLLEGFEDHWSPWNSKFEKEYTNLRPGKYTFRVRAQNAAGLVSQEARYQFVILPPWYRTWWAYLLYVVGGSGVIFAIVWLNIYRIRLQRKALERKVEEKTLELQEQNERLRAQEEELRQNMEELIATQEEMARTQGELFGQLTALENSNIIYAEIDPVGTVLKVNQSFMRFFEYDWQEVLTLDHRQLLPEAYANDEAYRTDWERILNGEYLSGTYKRYDKQGNLKWIDAIYSPVRDAQGQIIKVLNIGFDITRVQELLAESEAQNTILQAQESELRHALEEAIALQSELQKKTAIFENSRDAIWLLEGAQIINCNEAAVALFEGKHKVDVIGHAMTKFLPEQQQNGKSSAELINRRIQKAIEKGTNFFEWQHKTLQGRVFYAEVMMSYFEFENKKLLAATIRDISERKLQEEEIQRQNELILEQKVAIEAALQEQQEQNERLRAQEEEMRQNVEELIAIQEQMQATQLELLGQMSAIDSSSVLKAEYALDGELIAANSAFIQRFALPEDWQEQSTFYHKMFIPSRYADSYEYDFFWDNLREGATYPGEFKRYGLDKKRFWINTVYSPVTNAEGKVYKVIELAFDVTESKQLTEELRYQAQILREQEEQMRQNMEELVATQEAMEQKQIELEKTSEEVARKNQKLEANETVLRKAYEKMRSQEEQLRLSYEALKSQEEELRQNMEELVSTQDALKQQKETLEVKNKLITASIQYALNIQQAILPGEEVLRQYFKNCFVIFRPKDIVSGDFYWVSRKKDCYIVAVVDCTGHGVPGAFMSMIGNSLLNEIVNNDGHISPSTILEKLHLGIRQRLKQENTDNHDGMDVAICSVRHVSEADFEVTFAGAKRPLYYLPQGHTELQVLQGERKAIGGWQHEIERRFHNQTITLTTGSLIYLCTDGIADNPNARRKKFGEIPLRQLLQELATEPLQTQQAKIIEAIVNHQGRAEQRDDMTLVAIQL, translated from the coding sequence ATGAAAGCCCAACGTTATTATTTTTTATACATACTATTTCTTTGTTGTTCGTTCATCCCAACAGCCCACGCACAGTTGTTGGAAGGGCTACCACATATTGATTTATATACCTCTGATGAATACAATGCTGATCGCAATATCTGGGGAGTAGTAGAAGACTTTAGGGGGGTAAGCTATTTTGGTTCCAACCAAGGTCTGTTGGAGTTTGATGGGCTGCGTTGGCAACTACACGAGCTTCCCTCTCGTACCCGTTTGCGCTCGATGGTATTTGGGGATGACCAGCGGCTTTATGTCGGAGCCATTGGCGAGATTGGCTACTTCGATTATGACGAACGCGGGCGCTGGCAGTATACCTCACTCTTGCCACTTATTCCTGAAGGACAACGACGTTTTACTGAGGTTTGGAATGTATACAAGACCAAGTACGGCATCGCTTTTTGTACCTTTACAGCCATCTACCTCTACCAAAACAACCGTATTCAAGTATGCCTGCCCAGCGAAGGCAGCACTTTTCACATCGCCCATACCGTACGCGAAGAGCTATATGTACGCGAGGTAGGTAAGGGCCTGCTCAAATACCACCAAGGGCAGATGATGTTGATGGCCGATGGGGAAAAAATGGCTGATGTACGGCTCTATGGTTGGGTAGGTCTGCCCGACAACAGCTTCTTGGCCTTTACACGAGAAGACGGCCTGATGCGCTACAAAAACGGTCAGTTTGAACCTTGGAACCCACCAGTGGCCGACTTTATCAACAAAGCGCAAGTATACAAAACCGAAGTACTCCGAGATGGTACTATCGCTGTAGCCACCCTCACACAGGGCTTGGCCATCATCAACACACAAGGCGAACTTGTCAGCCTATTTAACCGTAACCGTGGCCTACCCGACAATACCATCTACAAAGTATATGAGAACACCGAAGGCAATCTTTGGCTTTGCCTCAGCAACGGGATTGCTTTTGTAGAGCGTAACACAGCTTTTTATACCATCGATGAGCGCCTTGGGCTAGAGGGCGACGCCCAATTGCCTATCCAATATCAGGGCAGGCAATATCTGGCTACCTCGCGTGCACTCATGCAAGCCACCCCTCTTGGGGCAGATGATTGGCTCAAAGGAAAGGTAGCACCCTTCACGCTAGTTCCCAACACCACTAATTTCATCCTTTCTTTGGCTGTTGCCCAAGACCGCCTGTTGGTAGGGCATATCAATGGGCTTTATGAGCTGGATGCCAACAACAAGGTACGGGATGTTTCGCGCAAGCGGATAGAGTTTTTGGCCAATACCAAAGACCCCGAAGTAGTCTTGGCTGGTACAACCAACGGCATCGCCGTATTGCGCTGGAAAAACAAACGCTGGGAAGATGAAGGTATCCTCAAGGGTTTTGACTTTGAGGCCGTTTCGGCCAGTACCCAAATGATAGAGCAACGCCGTGGGATATGGTGGGTAGCAGACCCCGCACACGGCCTGAGCAAGATTGAACTGAATGAAGACTATAGCCGTATCCTGAAACAAGCTCGCTACGACCAAACCAAGGGCCTACCCCTACAACTACACAACTACCCGGCCCTGATAGGGCGCGAAGTATGGGTAGGGAGCGGTAAAGGACTGTACCGATATAACCCCCAAAAAGATATTTTTGAGCCACATACCGCTTTACAACAAGTACTAGGAGCCTATGGGAAAAAAGCCACTACATTCATCCACCAAGATGGCAAGGGTGTAATTTGGCTTGTTTGTGAAGGACGTGTGATTCAATTGTATCCACAAAAAGACGGTACATACCAACTAGACGACCGCAAGTTTCGTCGCTTACAAAAAGTGCGTGCCCTCCACTTTAACCCCGACGGAACCCTGCTCATCATACACGATAACCGCCTGACCTATTACCAACCCAAACACCAGACCAAACGCAATACCCCCTTTAAAGCATACTTGCGCTTGGTACAAGAAGATGCCAGCGACAATGACTCCATCTTTTCGATGGGCATATACCGCGAAAAAAATAAAAAACTCAGCATACAACAACCTCGCACAGAGGTGTTCAAGCTGCCTTTTGCACTCAATAGTTTACGCTTTGCTTTTGGATCTAACGCCGGAGCACAACCCAAACAAACGCTATACAGCTACTTGCTAGAAGGGTTTGAAGACCATTGGTCGCCTTGGAACAGCAAGTTCGAAAAAGAATATACCAACCTCCGCCCTGGAAAGTATACCTTCCGAGTGCGGGCACAAAACGCAGCCGGGCTTGTCAGCCAAGAGGCACGTTACCAATTTGTCATCTTGCCCCCGTGGTACCGCACTTGGTGGGCTTATCTGCTCTATGTCGTAGGAGGGTCAGGTGTTATTTTTGCCATTGTTTGGCTCAATATCTACCGCATACGCCTCCAGCGCAAAGCGCTGGAGCGCAAGGTAGAAGAAAAAACCCTTGAGCTGCAAGAGCAAAACGAACGCCTCCGCGCTCAAGAAGAGGAATTGCGCCAAAATATGGAAGAACTCATTGCGACCCAAGAAGAAATGGCGCGCACCCAAGGAGAGCTTTTTGGCCAATTGACCGCCCTCGAAAACAGCAATATCATCTATGCCGAAATAGACCCTGTGGGTACAGTCCTCAAGGTCAATCAGTCGTTTATGCGTTTCTTTGAATACGACTGGCAAGAAGTACTCACGCTAGACCACCGACAGCTACTACCCGAAGCCTATGCCAATGATGAAGCGTATCGCACCGATTGGGAGCGTATCCTGAACGGCGAGTACCTCTCGGGTACATACAAACGCTACGACAAACAAGGCAACCTCAAATGGATAGATGCTATCTACTCCCCTGTGCGCGATGCCCAAGGGCAGATTATCAAGGTGCTCAATATCGGCTTTGACATCACCCGGGTACAGGAGTTGCTGGCCGAAAGCGAGGCACAAAACACCATCTTACAAGCACAGGAGAGCGAACTACGTCATGCCCTCGAAGAGGCCATCGCCCTGCAATCAGAACTACAAAAGAAAACAGCCATCTTCGAAAACTCCCGTGATGCCATCTGGCTCTTAGAAGGGGCTCAAATTATCAACTGTAATGAGGCTGCGGTAGCTCTTTTTGAAGGCAAACACAAGGTCGATGTCATCGGGCACGCTATGACAAAGTTCTTGCCCGAGCAACAACAAAATGGCAAATCTTCTGCCGAGCTCATCAATCGCCGTATCCAGAAAGCCATAGAAAAAGGCACCAACTTCTTTGAATGGCAACATAAAACCCTCCAAGGGCGGGTGTTCTATGCAGAGGTGATGATGAGCTATTTTGAATTTGAAAACAAAAAACTCCTCGCCGCCACCATCCGCGATATCAGCGAAAGAAAGCTTCAAGAAGAAGAAATACAGCGCCAAAATGAGCTCATCCTAGAGCAAAAAGTAGCTATCGAAGCAGCTCTCCAAGAGCAACAAGAGCAAAACGAGCGCCTCCGCGCCCAAGAAGAAGAGATGCGCCAAAATGTTGAAGAGCTGATAGCCATCCAAGAGCAAATGCAAGCTACCCAGCTAGAGCTTTTAGGACAAATGAGCGCCATCGACAGCAGTAGCGTGCTCAAGGCTGAGTATGCCCTCGACGGAGAGCTTATCGCCGCCAACAGCGCCTTTATACAGCGTTTTGCCCTGCCCGAAGACTGGCAAGAACAAAGCACCTTTTACCACAAAATGTTTATCCCTTCGCGCTATGCCGACTCATATGAGTATGATTTCTTCTGGGATAACCTGCGCGAAGGAGCCACCTACCCCGGAGAATTCAAACGCTATGGGCTAGACAAAAAACGCTTCTGGATCAATACGGTATACTCCCCCGTTACCAATGCCGAAGGCAAGGTCTACAAAGTCATTGAGCTGGCTTTCGACGTAACCGAGTCCAAACAACTCACAGAAGAGCTGCGCTACCAAGCCCAAATCTTGCGCGAGCAAGAGGAGCAAATGCGCCAAAATATGGAAGAACTGGTAGCCACCCAAGAGGCCATGGAGCAGAAGCAAATCGAGCTAGAAAAAACCTCAGAAGAGGTAGCCCGCAAAAACCAAAAACTCGAAGCCAACGAAACCGTCTTGCGCAAGGCTTATGAAAAAATGCGGAGCCAAGAAGAACAACTCCGCCTCAGCTACGAAGCCCTCAAGTCTCAAGAAGAGGAGCTGCGCCAAAATATGGAAGAACTGGTATCGACTCAAGATGCACTCAAACAACAGAAAGAGACGCTCGAAGTAAAAAATAAACTCATCACTGCCAGTATTCAATACGCCCTCAATATCCAACAGGCTATCTTACCTGGAGAAGAAGTGTTGCGGCAGTATTTCAAAAACTGCTTCGTGATTTTCCGCCCCAAAGACATCGTGTCAGGCGACTTCTACTGGGTCAGCCGCAAAAAAGATTGTTATATCGTCGCAGTTGTAGACTGTACCGGCCACGGTGTACCGGGCGCGTTTATGAGTATGATAGGCAATTCACTGCTCAACGAAATCGTCAATAACGATGGCCATATCAGCCCTTCGACCATTCTCGAAAAACTGCATCTTGGTATCCGCCAACGCCTCAAACAAGAGAACACAGACAATCACGACGGTATGGATGTAGCCATTTGTAGTGTTCGACACGTATCAGAAGCAGATTTTGAAGTTACCTTTGCCGGAGCCAAACGCCCACTCTATTACCTGCCCCAAGGCCACACCGAACTGCAAGTACTCCAAGGAGAGCGCAAGGCTATCGGAGGCTGGCAACACGAAATCGAGCGCCGCTTCCATAACCAAACCATCACCCTCACAACAGGAAGCCTCATCTACCTTTGTACTGACGGCATTGCGGACAACCCCAACGCCCGACGCAAAAAATTTGGAGAAATTCCCCTTCGCCAACTCCTACAAGAGCTAGCCACAGAGCCACTCCAAACCCAACAAGCCAAAATCATAGAGGCTATCGTTAATCATCAAGGACGCGCCGAGCAACGTGATGACATGACACTCGTAGCCATACAGTTGTAA
- the apaG gene encoding Co2+/Mg2+ efflux protein ApaG, with translation MATQVSEGIKISVLTQYQADYSSPQQFHYVFTYRIRIENESPHTVQLLRRHWYIYDANGTLKEVEGEGVVGQQPILEPGDVYEYVSGCNLRTGMGKMRGNYLMERILDGKSFRATIPEFTLVVPYLLN, from the coding sequence ATGGCTACACAAGTTTCTGAAGGCATTAAAATCAGTGTGCTGACGCAATATCAAGCAGACTACTCCAGTCCGCAACAGTTTCACTATGTATTCACGTACCGGATTCGTATCGAAAACGAAAGCCCCCACACCGTACAGCTTTTGCGCAGGCACTGGTACATCTACGATGCCAACGGAACGCTCAAAGAGGTAGAAGGCGAAGGAGTAGTAGGGCAACAACCTATCCTAGAGCCCGGCGACGTATACGAGTATGTATCGGGTTGTAACTTACGCACCGGGATGGGTAAGATGCGCGGCAACTATCTGATGGAGCGCATTTTGGATGGCAAGTCTTTCCGTGCTACTATTCCGGAGTTTACCTTGGTGGTTCCTTATCTCCTCAATTAG
- a CDS encoding enoyl-CoA hydratase/isomerase family protein, with product MVNFIFQEVDPTHKNIRLTVDQDGIATITICRASKLNALNFQTIEDIRWAMQQVYEREDIKSVIITGEGTKAFAAGADIAELVKMDEVNAKRYSQNGQDVYAMLENCTKPVIAAVNGYALGGGCELALACHMRVAVENAKFGLPEVKLGTLPGFGGTQRLTQSIGKAKTLELIMTGDSLSAKEAKELGLVNHVVSSQENLMKKCKEILLKISSSGPLAVEMVIKSVNAVYSSQERGYQKEAQYFGWSAGTHDFHEGMQAFLEKRKPEFKGK from the coding sequence ATGGTTAATTTTATATTTCAAGAAGTAGACCCTACCCACAAAAACATACGCCTGACAGTAGACCAAGATGGCATTGCTACCATCACTATCTGTCGCGCATCAAAGCTCAACGCCCTCAATTTTCAGACAATAGAGGATATCCGCTGGGCAATGCAGCAAGTGTATGAGCGCGAAGACATCAAGAGTGTCATTATTACAGGAGAGGGCACCAAAGCCTTTGCTGCCGGCGCAGACATTGCGGAGTTGGTAAAAATGGATGAAGTAAACGCCAAGCGTTATTCACAAAACGGGCAAGATGTGTATGCAATGCTCGAAAACTGCACCAAGCCTGTGATTGCTGCCGTCAATGGTTATGCCCTAGGTGGCGGCTGTGAGCTGGCGCTGGCCTGCCATATGCGTGTGGCTGTAGAGAACGCCAAGTTTGGCTTGCCCGAAGTAAAGCTTGGTACATTGCCCGGCTTCGGAGGCACACAGCGCCTCACCCAAAGCATCGGCAAGGCCAAAACCCTAGAACTGATTATGACCGGCGACTCGCTCTCGGCCAAAGAAGCCAAAGAACTGGGGCTTGTGAACCACGTCGTGTCTTCACAAGAAAATTTGATGAAGAAGTGTAAGGAGATTCTGTTGAAAATCTCTTCTTCGGGCCCTCTGGCCGTCGAGATGGTCATCAAGTCTGTCAATGCTGTATACAGCAGCCAAGAGCGTGGCTATCAAAAAGAAGCACAGTATTTTGGTTGGTCTGCCGGCACACACGACTTCCACGAAGGGATGCAGGCCTTCTTAGAGAAACGCAAGCCCGAATTTAAGGGCAAATAA
- a CDS encoding threonine aldolase family protein — translation MPTNLIDLRSDTLTKPTAAMRQAMLEAVVGDDVYDEDPTVVAFQDRVAAMFGMEAGLFCPSGTMTNQIAIKLLTQPQDEVICYKDAHIYKYEAGGLAFNALISNKLVDAPRGLLTVAQLRPALNPDDIHYPVSRLVALENTVNRGGGSCYRLSDIAPIADFCQEQGLGLHLDGARLFNALIATGDKAADYGQYFDTISICFSKSLGCPVGSVLLGPAAAMQRAKRLRKVLGGGMRQAGFLAAAGLYALDHHIDRLADDHRRAKLIGQALEAVPAITELLPVETNIVIAYFEHEAAAANFYNYLAQAGAKVGRIGADAVRMVTHLDFDDLQLERLMTLIRQYKG, via the coding sequence ATGCCAACAAACCTAATAGATTTACGTAGCGACACCCTTACCAAGCCTACTGCTGCGATGAGACAAGCAATGCTGGAAGCCGTTGTGGGAGATGATGTGTATGACGAAGACCCTACTGTGGTGGCTTTCCAAGATAGGGTCGCGGCAATGTTTGGCATGGAGGCAGGGTTGTTTTGCCCTTCGGGTACAATGACCAACCAAATAGCCATCAAATTGCTTACTCAACCTCAAGATGAGGTCATTTGTTATAAAGATGCCCATATCTACAAATATGAGGCTGGAGGCTTGGCTTTCAATGCCTTGATTTCTAACAAGCTGGTAGACGCGCCTAGGGGATTGCTCACGGTAGCGCAGTTGCGCCCGGCGCTCAATCCAGATGATATTCACTATCCGGTTTCGCGCCTTGTAGCTCTCGAAAATACCGTCAACCGTGGGGGAGGAAGTTGTTATCGGTTGAGTGACATTGCGCCTATTGCAGATTTTTGTCAAGAACAAGGGCTGGGGTTACACCTCGACGGTGCGCGGTTGTTCAATGCGTTGATTGCCACTGGCGACAAGGCCGCCGATTATGGGCAGTATTTTGATACCATCTCCATCTGTTTTTCCAAAAGTCTCGGTTGTCCGGTAGGGTCGGTGCTTTTGGGGCCAGCGGCGGCTATGCAGCGTGCCAAGCGCTTGCGAAAAGTGTTGGGCGGAGGAATGCGCCAAGCGGGCTTTTTGGCGGCTGCAGGCTTGTATGCCTTAGACCACCACATCGACCGGTTGGCTGATGATCACCGTCGCGCTAAGCTTATCGGCCAAGCATTGGAGGCCGTGCCTGCCATTACCGAGCTTTTGCCGGTCGAAACCAATATCGTCATTGCGTATTTTGAGCACGAGGCCGCCGCCGCGAATTTCTACAACTACCTCGCGCAGGCAGGGGCAAAGGTAGGCCGTATTGGGGCAGATGCTGTCCGGATGGTAACCCATCTTGATTTTGACGACCTACAGCTGGAGCGCCTAATGACACTGATTCGGCAGTATAAGGGATAG
- a CDS encoding SiaB family protein kinase, which produces MGNFNFFEYHTLISNDNVLLSYKGPLTDILLAEFSRDIRDKLKEDKRAGKKVFAIFMELAQNVLYYSKEVNLFGNNDKVGTLVILDIGDAYKVITGNMVYKTSLPLLIEKCEMVNSLDRDALREYKRELRSAPSEGESRGAGIGLVQAALTADNHLEMIVQELQGEHAFFVLGVLVEK; this is translated from the coding sequence GTGGGAAACTTTAACTTTTTTGAGTATCACACACTGATTAGCAACGATAATGTGCTACTCTCATACAAGGGTCCTCTGACAGACATCTTGCTTGCCGAATTCAGCAGAGATATTCGTGATAAGCTCAAGGAGGATAAACGTGCTGGTAAGAAAGTCTTTGCCATTTTTATGGAATTGGCTCAGAATGTCTTGTATTACTCTAAGGAGGTGAATCTTTTCGGAAACAATGATAAGGTGGGGACTTTGGTCATCCTAGATATAGGGGACGCATACAAAGTCATCACTGGAAATATGGTTTACAAAACATCACTACCCCTACTGATTGAGAAATGCGAAATGGTCAACTCTTTGGATCGAGATGCACTGCGCGAATACAAACGCGAACTGCGCAGCGCCCCTTCTGAAGGAGAAAGCCGTGGAGCAGGCATCGGGTTGGTGCAGGCCGCCCTCACTGCCGATAATCACCTCGAAATGATTGTCCAAGAGCTGCAAGGCGAACACGCCTTCTTTGTCTTGGGGGTATTAGTCGAAAAATAA